From Carassius auratus strain Wakin chromosome 10, ASM336829v1, whole genome shotgun sequence, a single genomic window includes:
- the LOC113110422 gene encoding voltage-gated hydrogen channel 1-like — protein MSRFLRHFTAVGDEQNPDTQRHDEEPQDPSEDLELATGQQLGQLSFRHSLRHLYSTERFQIVVVCLVVLDAIFVLCELLIDLSIVQADHHRIAPHVFHYLSLALLTFFMVELSGKIFAYRLEFLHHKFEVFDGIVVVVSFILDIVYISKEDAFDAMGLLILLRLWRVARIINGIILSVKNRAHHKVQKIKEINENLVHQVNELQERNTKMDQENTRLRGILKQHCIEF, from the exons ATGTCCCGTTTTCTGAGGCATTTCACAGCGGTGGGTGATGAGCAGAACCCCGACACACAGAGGCACGACGAGGAGCCCCAGGATCCCAGTGAAGACCTGGAGCTGGCCACAGGACAGCAGCTGGGACAGCTCAGCTTCAGGCACTCCCTACGCCACCTCTACAGTACAGAGAGGTTCCAG ATTGTTGTTGTTTGCTTGGTCGTCTTGGATGCCATTTTTGTTCTGTGCGAGTTGCTTATTGACTTGTCTATTGTTCAAGCAGATCATCACAGAATTGCTCCGCAT GTATTCCACTATCTCAGTCTCGCCCTTCTCACATTCTTCATGGTGGAACTGTCTGGAAAAATCTTTGCCTATCGTTTAGAATTCCTCCACCATAAGTTTGAGGTGTTTGATGGGATTGTGGTGGTGGTATCCTTCATCCTGGATATTGTATATATCTCAAAGGAAGATGCATTTGATGCCATGGGGCTTCTGATCTTGCTCAGGTTGTGGAGAGTGGCTAGGATCATAAATG GTATCATTTTGTCTGTGAAAAATCGGGCCCATCACAAAGTTCAGAAAATAAAGGAGATCAATGAAAACCTTGTTCATCAAGTCAATGAACTTCAAGAGCGGAACACAAAAATG GATCAAGAAAATACAAGGCTTCGTGGGATCTTAAAACAGCACTGCATTGAATTTTGA
- the tctn1 gene encoding tectonic-1 → MAVLCCLIILIYLDTALCIEDTNTTGNVNITLGDTDDTSADRNESLDFRDLGVSETPEIFPAPAAWTPESVTEFPDQSESSESSVPDTSPESPRAATATQPPVTDASQSCLCDLQKGQCDRECCCDPDCSELALITDCTTETVSNEPRLCLQDSSVYTLSSTQEGLSSVPSTVQRDFDPDVSCIQSTKSEQGLSLPTPEVPTEENFDSVFGRFWGFFGRSSVTNLQSPDVGNSSGYQYGEVIQTVNKTEEHEFFTFPASAGTAHCLDANPAGFLKDQTSRCMRSFDLVQDCETLEALRLETYINFNIRSGKIQEAKVIGVEVAAITLQSLEGTQTPVDPADFASYIPVLLESGDICNNVVLQVKYTFRYSEAGEILNATASVLLGAIKSVMVPIQQEFQITFLQDILSTPGLQFSGNPGYVVGRPLVAGTRTADGIVQSANPKGSLTILQNSGDQDCLSGSFGRTPVLFGIDMVSGCTLKLSDGVNCSLVSEVILWTLKGQSFPDHVASFGNSLPQNLLDWVQIQNQTIALGTQACSIPLSYHLEVKWTKYGTLVNPQAQIVSVMETILTNTSSLALLTSANGLLSVRSSVSFVDVSAPASPGFKVPPTIDAKLPFDFFFPFV, encoded by the exons ATGGCGGTGTTGTGTTGTcttattattttgatatatttagatACCGCGCTTTGCATTGAAGACACGAACACTACGGGAAACGTTAATATCACACTCGGAGACACAGACGACACGTCTGCTGATCGAAACGAATCGCTTGATTTCAGGGATCTGGGAGTCAGTGAAACGCCGGAGATCTTCCCAGCTCCAGCAGCCTGGACTCCCGAATCCGTGACGGAGTTCCCGGATCAGAGCGAGTCCTCGGAGAGCTCCGTCCCCGACACGAGCCCCGAGTCCCCGCGAGCCGCTACAGCCACGCAACCTCCGGTTACCGACG CCTCTCAGTCGTGTCTGTGCGATCTTCAGAAGGGTCAGTGCGACAGAGAGTGCTGCTGTGACCCGGACTGCTCTGAGCTGGCCCTGATCACTGACTGCACAACAGAGACAGTCAG TAATGAGCCCAGACTGTGCCTCCAGGATTCATCTGTGTATACCCTGAGCTCTACACAAGAGGGTTTATCTAGTGTCCCGTCCACTGTCCAGCGAGATTTCGACCCGGATGTCTCCTGTATTCAGTCTACTAAAT CTGAACAAGGTTTGTCATTACCTACACCAGAAGTTCCCACTGAGGAGAATTTTGACTCTGTTTTTGGTCGATTTTGGGGATTCTTTGGCCGCTCGAGTGTGACCAATCTTCAAAGCCCTGATGTGGGAAATTCATCAGGATACCAG TATGGAGAAGTCATTCAAACAGTGAATAAGACTGAAGAGCATGAATTCTTCACCTTTCCTGCCTCCGCAGGAACAGCTCACTGCTTAGACGCAAACCCAGCTG GTTTTTTGAAGGACCAGACGAGCAGATGTATGAGGAGCTTTGATTTGGTGCAAGATTGTGAAACACTAGAAGCTCTGCGCTTGGAAACGTACATTAATTTCAACATCCGTTCT GGGAAGATCCAGGAAGCTAAA GTCATTGGTGTGGAGGTGGCAGCCATTACTCTGCAGTCTTTAGAGGGCACACAGACACCGGTGGACCCAGCTGACTTTGCGTCCTATATTCCTGTGCTTCTGGAGTCTGGTGACATCTGCAACAATGTTGTACTGCAG GTGAAGTACACGTTCAGATACAGTGAAGCTGGGGAAATCCTGAATGCGACAGCATCAGTTCTGCTGGGAGCCATTAAAAGCGTTATGGTGCCCATTCAGCAAGAGTTTCAGATTACATTCTTGCAG GACATCTTGAGCACTCCAGGGTTGCAATTTAGTGGCAATCCTGGTTATGTGGTGGGACGGCCCCTAGTGGCTGGGACAAGAACAGCAGA TGGGATAGTCCAGTCCGCTAACCCAAAAGGATCACTCACTATCCTCCAAAACTCTGGAGATCAGGATTGCTTGTCTGGGTCATTTGGGCGCACCCCTGTCTTGTTTGGGATTGACATGGTATCAGGCTGCACTCTGAA GTTGTCCGATGGAGTTAATTGTTCTCTGGTATCTGAAGTAATTTTGTGGACACTAAAAGGCCAGAGCTTTCCGGACCATGTAGCCTCATTTGGGAATTCCTTGCCTCAAAACCTCCTGGACTGGGTTCAAATACAGAACCAAACCATAGCATTG GGTACACAGGCTTGCAGCATACCACTGTCTTACCATCTTGAAGTAAAATGGACCAAGTACGGAACCTTGGTGAACCCCCAGGCTCAGATTGTGAGCGTCATGGAGACAATCCTTACTAACACCAGCAGTTTG gcCCTCCTTACCAGTGCCAATGGTCTTCTGTCTGTCAGAAGCTCAGTGAGTTTTGTTGATGTGTCTGCACCTGCCAGTCCAGGATTCAAAGTTCCTCCTACAATTGATGCTAAACTACCCTTTGACTTTTTCTTTCCATTtgtataa